A single genomic interval of Desulfovibrio intestinalis harbors:
- the topA gene encoding type I DNA topoisomerase — protein MCTKLLILESPGKVKKVQEILGSGWRVAASVGHVRDLPVKEMGVVVPDFKPQYLPTDRGKEVLSRLAGLVKHADEVFLATDPDREGEAIAWHLQDALKLKNAKRVTYTEITEAAIRAALSNPRSIDMALVAAQEGRRVLDRFCGYLVSRPLSNAVGEKLSAGRVQSPAVRLVVERENEIKAFSSTTHYGAELTFENVDNITDGWKATLLVNPCLEEGQEYLLDKSLAEKAAALRTLDVLDCTESESHAAPPAPFTTSTLQQAASLSLRFTPKQTMQFAQRLYEQGAITYMRTDSPNLSQEAVYAIRVYCETKGWPLVETPRNWKSKEGAQEAHEAIRPTHIEIEEAGETADEKALYLLIRIRSLACQLEDAAYAVRTLQLGADTDGNQALFEAKGRTLLSPGWKVLATSEDDAEGEKEPSNLVPAMKPGTKATALTGTVTTKKTKPASRFTEASLIRELEKRGIGRPSTYAAIIDTISNRQYVTTEKRFLVPTVLGEKIVSGLCGHFSFIEYDFTRTMEQSLDDIAEGKAEYHAVIASAYDRLSNEVQAFAKATGKVCEKCGKPMVHRMKKPGKDGKGGYDFWGCSDWPECDGKA, from the coding sequence ATGTGCACGAAATTGTTGATCCTCGAATCCCCCGGCAAGGTGAAAAAGGTACAGGAAATCCTCGGCTCTGGCTGGAGGGTTGCGGCCTCTGTGGGCCATGTGCGTGATCTGCCCGTCAAGGAAATGGGCGTGGTCGTTCCTGACTTCAAACCGCAGTATCTTCCAACAGATAGGGGCAAGGAGGTGTTGTCCCGGCTAGCCGGGCTGGTGAAGCACGCGGACGAGGTTTTTCTTGCCACAGACCCCGATAGAGAGGGGGAAGCTATTGCGTGGCATCTGCAAGACGCCCTGAAACTGAAAAATGCCAAGCGCGTCACCTATACAGAAATTACGGAAGCGGCCATACGCGCTGCGCTCTCCAACCCTCGTTCCATTGATATGGCCCTGGTCGCCGCGCAAGAAGGGCGGCGGGTGCTGGATCGATTCTGCGGTTATCTGGTGTCCAGGCCGCTCTCCAATGCCGTTGGAGAAAAACTTTCCGCTGGCCGGGTGCAAAGCCCGGCGGTACGTCTGGTGGTGGAGCGGGAAAATGAAATCAAAGCCTTTTCCAGCACAACGCATTACGGCGCGGAACTTACCTTTGAAAATGTGGACAATATCACGGACGGCTGGAAAGCCACGCTTCTGGTCAATCCTTGTCTTGAAGAGGGACAAGAATATTTGCTGGATAAATCCCTTGCGGAAAAAGCGGCTGCGCTGCGGACGCTGGATGTGCTGGACTGCACGGAATCTGAAAGCCACGCCGCGCCTCCGGCTCCCTTCACGACCTCCACATTGCAGCAGGCAGCCAGCTTGTCACTCAGATTCACACCAAAGCAGACAATGCAATTTGCGCAACGCCTTTATGAACAAGGCGCGATTACCTACATGAGAACAGACAGCCCCAACCTTTCGCAAGAAGCGGTATACGCTATCCGGGTGTATTGCGAAACAAAGGGCTGGCCGCTGGTGGAAACGCCCCGCAATTGGAAATCCAAAGAGGGGGCGCAAGAAGCACATGAGGCCATTAGACCGACTCACATTGAAATTGAGGAAGCCGGGGAAACTGCGGACGAAAAAGCTTTGTATCTTCTTATCCGGATTCGTTCTCTGGCTTGCCAGTTGGAAGATGCTGCTTATGCGGTTCGGACTCTCCAGCTTGGCGCGGATACGGACGGAAACCAGGCATTATTTGAGGCAAAAGGCCGAACGCTGCTTTCGCCAGGTTGGAAGGTTCTGGCGACATCGGAAGATGATGCGGAAGGTGAAAAAGAGCCTTCCAACCTCGTCCCGGCCATGAAGCCCGGCACAAAAGCCACGGCACTGACGGGAACGGTCACGACGAAAAAGACTAAACCCGCCTCCCGCTTTACGGAAGCCAGCCTTATCCGCGAGCTGGAAAAACGCGGCATTGGGCGTCCGTCTACCTATGCGGCAATTATAGACACCATCTCCAACCGGCAATATGTCACCACGGAAAAACGCTTTCTTGTGCCCACGGTCTTGGGGGAAAAGATTGTTTCTGGTCTTTGCGGACATTTTTCTTTCATTGAGTACGACTTCACCCGCACGATGGAACAATCCCTTGATGATATTGCGGAAGGGAAAGCGGAATACCACGCCGTCATAGCTTCAGCCTATGACCGGCTTTCCAATGAAGTACAGGCATTTGCCAAGGCCACGGGCAAAGTTTGCGAAAAATGTGGCAAACCTATGGTGCATCGGATGAAAAAGCCCGGCAAAGATGGCAAGGGCGGTTATGATTTTTGGGGCTGCTCCGACTGGCCGGAGTGTGACGGCAAAGCATAA
- the cadR gene encoding Cd(II)/Pb(II)-responsive transcriptional regulator, which translates to MKMKIGELAKMVGCKVVTIRFYEKEGLLKEPDRTGANYRLYGDKEIERLRFIRHCRRHGMTLSEIRELLAFRDTPKANCDWVGTLVQKHIVNVEEQIESLTQLKAQLEHLRHKCSKGKNGECGIIESLSDSKGCPFCEDFRCRSEQHEKQRRLQEIALKNNTSFAS; encoded by the coding sequence ATGAAAATGAAAATCGGGGAGCTAGCCAAAATGGTTGGCTGCAAGGTCGTAACGATACGATTCTATGAAAAGGAAGGGCTTTTGAAAGAGCCGGATCGCACCGGAGCCAATTATAGGCTTTATGGCGACAAGGAAATTGAGCGGTTGCGCTTTATCAGACATTGTCGCCGCCATGGCATGACACTCTCGGAAATCCGTGAGCTTTTGGCGTTCAGAGATACCCCGAAAGCAAATTGCGATTGGGTGGGCACTCTTGTCCAAAAACACATCGTCAACGTGGAAGAGCAGATAGAATCACTGACTCAGTTGAAAGCCCAGTTAGAGCATTTGCGACACAAATGTTCTAAAGGAAAAAACGGAGAATGTGGCATTATCGAAAGCCTGAGCGACAGCAAAGGCTGTCCTTTTTGTGAAGATTTTCGTTGCCGCAGTGAGCAGCACGAAAAACAAAGGAGGTTACAAGAAATAGCACTCAAAAATAACACTTCTTTTGCCAGCTAG
- a CDS encoding heavy metal translocating P-type ATPase: MEEALIRKKLGGVPGITNLDFNLMQRVLTVDHELPSTEPIIAALKAIDMTPEVISAKQGTVAMFSVNGMDCPVEENLIRAKLNGMPGVLGLEFNLMQRTLRVRHEPSALPSISEALISLNMNAKLMDMEAGESNVIPEPKIPWGKLAIAGVAAGLSEAFELISEWGTKPFGVDISTWKINGFDVLEWLPLLFAVLAIVFAGLSTYRKGWLAISNFNLNINALMSVAVTGAVIIGQYPEAAMVMVLFNLSEAIEAKALDRARNAIKDLLALAPEKATVLRPDGAWVEMDIRQVAVGSRVRVKPGEKVGLDGTIVQGQSAINQAPITGESMPVEKTIGDTVYAGTINDSGSFEFEVTAAATNSTLSRIIHAVEEAQGARAPMQRFVDQFAKYYTPAVFLTAILAAVIPPLFWGPRFTPPFTLRWLSSSSVAPAPWLFPRRSASFPAWPRPHATAF, from the coding sequence ATGGAAGAAGCTCTTATTCGCAAAAAACTGGGGGGAGTTCCGGGCATCACCAACCTTGATTTCAACTTGATGCAGCGTGTTCTGACCGTTGACCATGAATTGCCCTCCACGGAACCCATTATCGCGGCCTTGAAAGCTATCGACATGACGCCCGAAGTAATTAGCGCGAAACAAGGCACGGTAGCCATGTTCTCGGTTAACGGCATGGATTGCCCGGTTGAGGAAAATCTGATCAGGGCCAAGTTGAACGGAATGCCCGGCGTGTTGGGACTTGAATTCAACCTGATGCAGCGCACGTTGAGGGTGCGGCACGAGCCGTCGGCTCTCCCATCCATTTCCGAAGCTCTCATATCTCTGAACATGAATGCCAAGCTCATGGATATGGAAGCGGGAGAAAGCAACGTTATTCCCGAACCCAAAATTCCCTGGGGCAAGCTGGCAATCGCTGGTGTTGCAGCCGGGCTTTCTGAAGCCTTTGAGCTGATAAGCGAATGGGGGACAAAGCCATTTGGGGTTGATATCAGCACATGGAAGATAAACGGCTTTGACGTATTGGAATGGTTGCCTTTGCTCTTTGCCGTGCTTGCCATCGTTTTCGCAGGTCTTTCCACGTACAGAAAGGGTTGGCTGGCTATCTCCAATTTCAACCTGAACATTAATGCTCTCATGTCCGTGGCCGTAACCGGCGCGGTCATCATTGGGCAATACCCCGAAGCCGCAATGGTCATGGTACTGTTCAACTTGTCGGAGGCAATTGAAGCCAAGGCATTGGACAGGGCCAGAAACGCCATCAAGGACTTGCTGGCTCTCGCGCCGGAAAAGGCCACTGTTTTACGGCCTGACGGCGCATGGGTGGAAATGGATATTCGTCAGGTGGCCGTTGGCAGCCGTGTGCGTGTAAAGCCCGGCGAAAAGGTCGGCCTTGATGGAACCATCGTGCAGGGCCAATCCGCCATCAATCAGGCACCCATTACCGGTGAAAGTATGCCGGTTGAAAAAACTATCGGTGATACCGTTTATGCGGGCACCATCAACGACTCCGGCTCGTTCGAATTTGAAGTAACGGCAGCGGCCACGAATTCCACACTCTCCCGAATTATTCATGCTGTTGAAGAAGCGCAGGGAGCGCGTGCGCCAATGCAACGCTTTGTTGACCAGTTTGCAAAGTATTACACCCCCGCAGTGTTCCTGACCGCCATCCTCGCGGCTGTTATCCCGCCACTGTTCTGGGGGCCGAGGTTTACCCCTCCATTTACACTGCGCTGGTTATCCTCGTCATCGGTTGCCCCTGCGCCCTGGTTATTTCCACGCCGGTCAGCATCGTTTCCGGCATGGCCGCGGCCACACGCTACGGCATTCTGA
- a CDS encoding HAD-IC family P-type ATPase codes for MVISTPVSIVSGMAAATRYGILIKGGTFLEQGRLLTWLALDKTGTITHGKPCQTDFVEIGNMGDYRTTALAASIAARSDHPVSRAIAEKAVENKIELLGVDDFAAIPGQGVCGVIGGQKWYLGNHRMVEELKKCSTTLEERIFALEKMGKTVVALVGEKGVQGLFAVADTLKDSSIEAIRELKKLGVKTMMLTGDNEHTALAIAEQVGVDSFKGNLLPEDKLRVIEELEKAGGKVGMVGDGINDAPALAKANIGFAMAGGGTDTAIETADVALMDDDLRKIPRFIGLSKSTYAILVQNIVFALGVKALFFALTFMGLATMWMAVFADVGAALVVVANGLRAMRK; via the coding sequence CTGGTTATTTCCACGCCGGTCAGCATCGTTTCCGGCATGGCCGCGGCCACACGCTACGGCATTCTGATCAAGGGCGGCACTTTTCTGGAACAGGGGCGACTTCTCACATGGCTGGCGCTGGATAAAACCGGCACCATCACCCACGGCAAACCGTGCCAGACGGATTTCGTGGAAATCGGCAACATGGGCGACTACAGAACAACTGCTCTTGCCGCCAGTATTGCCGCCCGTTCCGACCACCCTGTATCCAGAGCCATCGCGGAAAAAGCCGTTGAGAACAAGATTGAGCTGTTGGGTGTGGACGATTTCGCAGCAATTCCGGGCCAGGGCGTCTGCGGCGTAATCGGAGGGCAGAAGTGGTATCTCGGCAATCACCGCATGGTGGAAGAGTTGAAGAAATGCTCGACCACGTTGGAAGAACGTATTTTCGCACTGGAAAAAATGGGGAAAACCGTCGTCGCTCTTGTCGGAGAAAAAGGCGTGCAGGGCTTGTTCGCCGTGGCCGATACATTGAAAGACTCCAGTATTGAAGCTATCCGCGAACTCAAGAAGCTCGGCGTCAAGACCATGATGCTGACCGGCGACAACGAGCACACGGCATTGGCTATTGCCGAGCAGGTGGGTGTGGATTCCTTTAAGGGCAATCTGTTGCCCGAAGACAAGCTCCGTGTCATTGAAGAGCTTGAAAAGGCTGGTGGCAAGGTCGGTATGGTGGGTGACGGGATCAATGACGCCCCGGCTCTGGCCAAGGCCAATATCGGCTTCGCCATGGCGGGCGGCGGCACGGACACGGCCATAGAAACCGCCGATGTTGCCCTGATGGACGATGACCTGCGCAAGATACCGCGCTTCATCGGCCTGTCTAAATCCACATACGCCATTCTTGTGCAGAACATTGTCTTTGCCCTTGGTGTGAAGGCGTTGTTCTTCGCTCTGACCTTCATGGGTCTTGCGACCATGTGGATGGCTGTCTTCGCGGATGTAGGCGCGGCCCTGGTGGTTGTCGCCAACGGGCTGCGGGCAATGCGCAAATAA
- a CDS encoding Lrp/AsnC family transcriptional regulator → MKNKIDEIDERIIYCLRKNGRITMKELGDMVHLSGQAAKNRVEKLEDIGVLQKYTINIDCPVFGFKIHALIRLQMEKSNLGNYEKKLKNDRYRMIHCYQVTGEQCYVFDMAFLEIEDLHSFLKDIEEVGRCEVNLVLKNMQDFED, encoded by the coding sequence ATGAAAAATAAAATAGATGAAATAGATGAACGTATCATATATTGTTTAAGAAAGAATGGGCGTATCACCATGAAAGAACTAGGTGATATGGTACATCTTTCTGGCCAAGCTGCAAAAAATAGGGTCGAGAAGCTTGAAGATATTGGTGTGCTTCAAAAATATACTATAAACATAGATTGTCCAGTTTTTGGTTTCAAAATTCATGCACTCATACGTTTGCAGATGGAAAAGTCAAATCTTGGCAATTATGAAAAAAAATTAAAGAATGACAGGTACCGCATGATACATTGCTACCAAGTTACGGGAGAACAATGTTATGTTTTTGATATGGCATTCCTTGAGATTGAAGATCTACATAGTTTTCTCAAGGATATTGAAGAGGTTGGTCGTTGTGAGGTAAATCTTGTTTTAAAGAACATGCAAGATTTTGAAGACTAA
- a CDS encoding MBL fold metallo-hydrolase — translation MNIKQIRSAMVRIDYAGKTFLTDPWLGEKGSMGPFTDPSFRYCNPEQAKIAMPMCDLPMSVEEILRGVDAYIVTHVHPDHIDMAADGTVGAPMDKNIPVFVQSEDDGEILKRSGFTSVSVLSENSFFHDIKLIKTPGLHGTKIPCGPSCGVIFEHQNEKKLYVAGDTIWYSGVADTLTKFNPDVIILNACAAEFIDQGRLIMDDNDVNEVYIACPESNIIISHMDNVAHASITRETMRERLTERGIWNKVFMPNDGEDYSF, via the coding sequence ATGAATATTAAGCAAATTCGAAGTGCTATGGTTCGCATTGATTATGCAGGAAAAACCTTTTTGACTGACCCCTGGTTGGGGGAAAAAGGCAGCATGGGGCCCTTTACTGACCCATCATTTCGCTATTGCAATCCAGAGCAAGCCAAGATTGCCATGCCCATGTGCGACTTGCCAATGTCCGTTGAAGAAATCTTGAGAGGCGTCGATGCCTACATCGTGACCCATGTTCACCCGGACCATATTGACATGGCCGCCGATGGCACAGTTGGTGCTCCTATGGATAAAAATATTCCGGTTTTTGTGCAGAGTGAAGATGATGGCGAGATTCTGAAGCGGTCAGGTTTCACATCAGTAAGCGTACTGTCAGAAAATTCCTTTTTCCATGACATTAAACTTATTAAGACCCCTGGCCTGCACGGAACAAAAATTCCTTGTGGGCCATCCTGCGGTGTAATCTTTGAGCACCAGAATGAAAAAAAACTATACGTTGCTGGTGACACTATCTGGTATTCGGGAGTGGCCGATACGCTAACGAAATTCAATCCCGATGTTATCATCCTCAATGCCTGCGCAGCAGAATTTATTGACCAAGGGCGGCTAATTATGGACGATAATGATGTCAATGAAGTTTATATCGCTTGCCCTGAGTCCAATATCATTATCAGCCATATGGATAATGTGGCGCATGCTTCGATCACCAGGGAAACCATGCGTGAACGTCTGACAGAGCGCGGCATATGGAACAAAGTCTTCATGCCTAATGACGGAGAAGACTACAGCTTCTGA
- a CDS encoding MerR family transcriptional regulator, translating into MKIGELAKLSGIQTVTIRFYEKEGLLDAPVRSDSNYRIYGNDDFERLRFIKHCRQHGIGLSDIRQLLAYKNNPQARCEFANALVKKHIVNVRMQIESLVHLEWQLEQLLECARKKPGRGIIDSLNKGDSCPDCARHRQQKARG; encoded by the coding sequence ATGAAAATTGGTGAGTTGGCAAAATTATCTGGGATTCAGACTGTCACGATACGGTTTTATGAAAAGGAAGGTTTGCTGGATGCTCCTGTCCGCTCCGATTCAAATTACAGAATTTATGGAAACGACGATTTTGAACGGCTGCGATTCATAAAACATTGCCGTCAACACGGCATAGGATTGTCCGACATTCGTCAACTTTTGGCTTACAAAAATAACCCACAAGCAAGATGTGAATTTGCCAATGCTCTGGTAAAAAAACATATTGTCAATGTGCGAATGCAAATAGAATCACTTGTCCACCTGGAATGGCAGTTGGAACAATTGCTGGAATGCGCCAGAAAAAAACCCGGCCGAGGGATAATCGACAGTCTGAACAAGGGGGATAGTTGTCCCGACTGTGCACGCCATCGTCAGCAAAAAGCACGGGGTTAA
- a CDS encoding phosphatidylserine decarboxylase family protein encodes MKKASIGLAVEGLPFILLCSFSALIFSLIGCWPLTLVLLVATWFSSHFFRDPERVVPTEEGIAVSPADGKVVKIQEAPEPFTGQPRVCISVFMNLFNVHVNRVPVTAKISAITYYPGKFFNASLDKASKYNERCAYSIESSDGNFVMVQIAGLVAQRIVCRVDEADELKRGERFGMIKFGSRVDLYLPENYSPIVSIGESVFAGQTVIAQRKQY; translated from the coding sequence ATGAAAAAAGCATCTATTGGCCTTGCGGTTGAAGGCTTACCATTCATTCTTTTGTGCTCTTTTTCCGCCCTGATATTTTCGCTTATTGGCTGCTGGCCGTTGACACTTGTTCTGCTTGTGGCCACGTGGTTTTCCAGTCATTTTTTTCGTGATCCTGAAAGAGTCGTTCCAACCGAAGAGGGAATTGCCGTCAGCCCTGCGGATGGGAAAGTTGTTAAGATTCAGGAAGCGCCAGAGCCGTTTACGGGGCAACCTCGTGTGTGCATCAGTGTCTTTATGAATCTGTTCAACGTGCATGTGAACAGGGTGCCAGTAACGGCCAAAATCTCCGCTATTACCTATTATCCTGGAAAGTTTTTTAACGCCTCACTGGATAAAGCGTCCAAGTACAACGAACGGTGCGCCTACTCCATTGAAAGCTCGGATGGAAATTTTGTCATGGTACAAATTGCGGGATTGGTGGCACAGCGCATCGTGTGTCGTGTCGATGAAGCGGATGAACTGAAACGCGGTGAACGCTTCGGCATGATTAAATTTGGCTCCAGAGTAGACCTGTATCTGCCAGAAAACTACTCCCCCATTGTTTCAATAGGGGAGAGTGTGTTTGCCGGACAAACTGTTATAGCACAGAGGAAACAGTACTGA
- a CDS encoding AsnC family transcriptional regulator, with translation MLDSVDRRILNIIQSSFPLESRPYAVIGRAAGVSEEEAFSRVQKMKGRKTIRRIGANFDAAKLGFRSTLCAAKVPEAKLAAFVAEVNAHPGVTHNYLRSHEYNVWFTCIAPSWEMLCAIVDGIADKMGIAVLNLPMTRLYKVKVDFKMEK, from the coding sequence ATGCTTGATTCTGTTGACCGCCGCATTCTCAACATCATCCAGAGTTCATTTCCGCTAGAGTCTCGACCCTATGCCGTTATCGGGCGGGCTGCGGGTGTGTCGGAGGAAGAGGCTTTTTCCCGCGTCCAAAAAATGAAGGGGCGGAAAACCATTCGTAGGATTGGTGCAAATTTTGACGCGGCCAAGCTCGGATTCAGGAGTACGCTCTGTGCTGCAAAAGTGCCGGAGGCAAAACTGGCCGCATTTGTGGCCGAAGTTAACGCCCATCCTGGCGTTACCCACAACTATCTACGCAGCCACGAATATAACGTTTGGTTTACTTGCATAGCACCTTCATGGGAAATGCTTTGCGCTATTGTTGACGGCATAGCAGATAAAATGGGCATTGCCGTTCTGAACCTTCCAATGACCAGACTATACAAGGTCAAAGTGGACTTCAAAATGGAGAAATAG
- a CDS encoding helix-turn-helix domain-containing protein, with protein MANRRVKKSPYFGEVLRAYRIERQLTQEQLSERVDVLRTFISSLENGARQPSFEMIFRLAKALDTTPGKLLDPVAEKMEQQ; from the coding sequence ATGGCAAATCGACGAGTAAAAAAGAGTCCATATTTCGGCGAAGTATTACGCGCTTACAGGATTGAAAGGCAGCTCACACAAGAGCAGCTTAGTGAGCGTGTCGATGTTTTGCGGACTTTTATTAGCTCACTGGAAAATGGTGCAAGGCAGCCAAGTTTTGAAATGATCTTTCGGCTTGCCAAGGCGTTGGACACAACCCCCGGAAAGCTGCTTGACCCCGTTGCCGAAAAAATGGAACAACAATAA
- the traI gene encoding TraI/MobA(P) family conjugative relaxase, whose translation MISKKVDISPKNASYARLAEYIADARHGGEKCLMRWCAGCLGDDDYHEAIADVIDVQAMNTRSRQGKTYHLIISFRSEDEAKLTPALFRVIEERFATALGYAEHQRHCGVHKNTANLHMHIAYSMIHPEKYTRHEPFRDYWKRDKICRELEWEYGLTIDNGRTKDKQRPLSAKAMLIETHTGQQSFESYAQGRRDSILYLLTAATDWQTLHERLARHGLVIKPRGNGLILADRHNQRHTAKASMVDRALSLKKLEEKFGLYLPARNLGKIPEQSRYQATPLHRSPERGALYAEYQQGIEKRKSGLATVKDQEGAAIVAIKEKWAAKRRELERLNIAKKNRLGLLQLAHKHEAEEIARAKLPFQSTREDIRGEVPFTSWNGFLQYKAGQGNEIALAILRSKQRTAEPEREPQSTRAKAWSQHSKEKFAENHSKIQVEYAAREVAALKNENLSCQGRKQLLAILRMEQIAAHFSAIIDRKGTVIFSLPDGGRIMDSGKEILFSGNNEAARHTAVQYAQKKWGKGMHVEENKIVRLKKKLEKEQHWKQQQSRER comes from the coding sequence ATGATCAGCAAAAAAGTGGACATTAGCCCCAAAAATGCCAGCTACGCCCGTCTTGCAGAGTACATTGCCGATGCCAGGCATGGAGGCGAAAAATGTCTCATGCGCTGGTGCGCCGGATGCCTTGGTGACGATGATTACCATGAGGCTATTGCCGATGTCATAGATGTTCAGGCCATGAACACTCGCAGCCGACAGGGCAAGACCTATCACCTTATAATCAGCTTCCGCTCGGAGGACGAGGCCAAGCTGACGCCAGCGCTTTTCAGGGTCATCGAAGAACGCTTTGCCACCGCATTGGGATATGCCGAGCATCAGCGACATTGCGGCGTCCACAAAAACACGGCCAATCTTCATATGCACATAGCATACAGCATGATCCACCCGGAGAAATATACTCGGCATGAACCATTCCGCGATTACTGGAAGCGGGACAAAATATGCCGAGAACTGGAGTGGGAATATGGTCTTACCATTGATAATGGCCGAACTAAAGACAAGCAACGACCTTTGAGCGCGAAAGCCATGCTTATTGAAACCCATACTGGCCAGCAATCATTTGAGTCGTATGCCCAAGGCCGCAGAGACAGCATTTTATATCTTCTGACAGCGGCAACGGACTGGCAAACACTTCATGAGAGGCTTGCCCGGCATGGCTTGGTGATAAAACCACGTGGTAACGGTCTAATTCTGGCTGATCGCCATAATCAGCGGCATACCGCAAAAGCCAGCATGGTAGACAGAGCCTTGTCGCTGAAAAAGTTGGAGGAAAAATTCGGGCTGTACCTTCCAGCGCGGAACTTGGGAAAAATACCAGAGCAAAGCCGGTATCAGGCAACCCCCTTGCATCGTTCTCCAGAACGCGGCGCTTTGTATGCGGAATACCAACAAGGCATTGAAAAACGAAAATCAGGCTTGGCCACCGTCAAGGATCAGGAAGGCGCTGCTATAGTTGCGATCAAAGAAAAATGGGCGGCCAAACGCAGGGAATTGGAACGGCTGAACATAGCAAAAAAGAACCGCCTTGGTCTGCTGCAACTGGCCCACAAGCATGAGGCAGAGGAAATCGCCAGAGCCAAACTGCCGTTTCAATCTACTCGTGAGGATATACGTGGAGAGGTTCCTTTCACTTCATGGAATGGTTTCCTGCAATATAAAGCTGGTCAGGGCAATGAAATCGCTTTAGCCATTTTGCGTTCCAAACAGAGGACTGCGGAGCCGGAGCGGGAACCGCAATCCACTAGAGCAAAAGCATGGTCACAGCACAGCAAGGAAAAGTTCGCAGAGAACCATTCAAAAATCCAGGTAGAATACGCAGCCAGGGAAGTAGCCGCCTTGAAGAATGAAAACCTGAGCTGTCAGGGCAGAAAGCAGCTTTTGGCGATATTACGCATGGAGCAGATTGCCGCCCATTTCTCTGCAATAATAGACCGCAAGGGAACCGTCATCTTCTCCCTGCCCGACGGCGGAAGAATTATGGACAGCGGAAAGGAGATACTCTTTTCGGGCAACAATGAGGCCGCACGGCACACAGCAGTTCAGTACGCGCAGAAAAAATGGGGAAAGGGGATGCATGTAGAGGAAAACAAAATTGTGCGGCTGAAAAAAAAGCTGGAGAAGGAGCAGCACTGGAAGCAACAACAGAGTAGGGAGCGGTAG
- a CDS encoding plasmid mobilization protein produces the protein MRASARKAGLSLSTFSKRVCLGFSVPSLEHQEARIELRRLKGDLGRLGGLVKQALANGADRQTVHRLLHELDARQREVQQAIAVIR, from the coding sequence ATCAGAGCATCGGCCCGCAAGGCGGGGCTGTCCCTTTCCACGTTCAGCAAAAGGGTGTGCCTTGGGTTTTCCGTCCCAAGCCTGGAACATCAGGAGGCAAGGATTGAATTACGACGGCTAAAAGGCGACCTCGGCAGACTTGGCGGGCTGGTGAAGCAGGCATTGGCAAATGGCGCGGACAGGCAGACAGTTCACCGTCTTTTACATGAGCTGGACGCCCGGCAGCGGGAAGTTCAGCAGGCCATAGCGGTCATACGATGA
- a CDS encoding lytic transglycosylase domain-containing protein, whose protein sequence is MKKILTLVALLCLHTPTVAAELYAKPEPPAQLVEAIALQESGLNPFAVNIAGRSYSPATREKAEQLIQRAIAAGLSFDVGKMQINSWWMERYGIDPLSLLDPATNERWGTWILAEEIARHGLNWKAVGKYHSPDPERGRRYAWLVYRHYAGLGASRIQEAPCVEQKVDSQNLSDPRGTRTDQSIGPQGGAVPFHVQQKGVPWVFRPKPGTSGGKD, encoded by the coding sequence ATGAAAAAAATACTCACGCTGGTAGCTCTGCTTTGTCTGCATACGCCAACAGTTGCAGCGGAACTTTACGCCAAGCCAGAGCCGCCCGCCCAACTGGTGGAAGCTATCGCCCTTCAGGAATCCGGCCTAAACCCTTTTGCGGTCAATATAGCCGGAAGATCCTACTCCCCTGCCACGCGGGAGAAAGCGGAACAGCTCATACAAAGGGCGATTGCGGCTGGCCTGTCTTTTGACGTTGGCAAAATGCAGATAAATTCATGGTGGATGGAGCGTTACGGCATAGACCCGCTATCACTGCTCGACCCGGCCACCAATGAGCGTTGGGGTACATGGATACTTGCGGAAGAGATCGCCCGGCACGGACTGAACTGGAAAGCCGTGGGCAAATACCATTCCCCAGACCCGGAGCGTGGCAGGCGCTACGCTTGGCTCGTTTATCGTCACTATGCAGGCCTAGGAGCCTCCAGAATTCAGGAGGCTCCTTGTGTCGAGCAAAAAGTTGATTCTCAGAACCTATCTGACCCCAGAGGAACACGCACAGATCAGAGCATCGGCCCGCAAGGCGGGGCTGTCCCTTTCCACGTTCAGCAAAAGGGTGTGCCTTGGGTTTTCCGTCCCAAGCCTGGAACATCAGGAGGCAAGGATTGA